A stretch of DNA from Thermoanaerobaculia bacterium:
GGCGCGGGTCGCCGAGGCGCGGAAGAAGTTTCCGGTGCTGGAGGACGTGCGGCCGGAGGCGTACCGGCGGTGAAGCGGCATCAGAATGATGCAATTGTGATGGTAGAATGATGCAATGGCGAAGACCCTGAGCGTGCGAATCGACGAAGCGACTTATCGGCTGATCGCCGCCGCCGCCGCGGCGGACAACCGCTCCATTTCTAACTTCATCGAGACGGCAGCGAAAGAGAAGGCGATCGACGAGATCTTCGTCCCTCGCGAAGAGATGGAGTCGATACTCGCGGACCGAGGGCTCGTTCGAAAGCTTCGGCGCGGAGCGAAGGAGGCGGTGGCCCGACGGGGCCGATTTGTCTGAGTATCGCCTTTTCGAAACCTCCGGGTTCCGGCGAGATCTCGAGAAACTGGGACCCGCCGCGAATGCCCGGATCCGCGAGACGTTGACCCACCGCGTGTACCCGATACTCCGCGCCTCTCCCCGGCGCGCGCCCGGGGTTGCCCGCCTGCGGGAATGGGATCCGCCGACGTGGCGGATCCGGATCGGCTCCTGGCGCGTCTTCTTTCAGATCGACGACGAAGCGCTGGTCGTGACCCTGACCGCCGCCGACCACCGAAAAGACGCCTACCGGTAAGACGCTCTCATTTCTTCTTCGCCGTTCCCGCTTTCGGTCCCGCATTCTTCCAGAGGAACGCCAGGATGTCGGTCGACTCCTCGATCTGCTTCGTCACCGACGTCTCGCTCCCGAGGTCGCCGCCGCCGCCATGGCCCGCGCGCGTCTCGATCCGGATCAGGATCGGCGCCGGCCCCGCCTGCGCCGCCTGCATCGCGGCCGCGTACTTGAACGAGTGCCCGGGAACGACGCGGTCGTCGTGGTCGGCCGTGAGCACCAGGACCGCCGGGTACTTCGTCCCTTTCTTCACGTTGTGGACGGGAGAGTAGGCGTAGAGCCACTTGAACTCGTCCGGTTTGTCCGACGACCCGTAGTCGGACGCCCACGCCCAGCCGATCGTGAACTTCTGGTAGCGGAGCATGTCCATGACGCCGGCCTGCGCGATGGCGGCGCCGAAGAGCTCGGGATGCTGGTTGACCGTCGCGCCGATCAGCAGCCCGCCGTTGCTGCGGCCGTGGATCGCCAGATGCCTCGGGTTCGTGTATTTCTCGCCGATCAGCCACTGGCCCGCCCACGCGAAGTCGTCGAAGACGTTCTGCTTCTTGCCGAGCATGCCCGCCCGGTGCCACTCCTCGCCGTATTCCGAACCGCCGCGGATGCAGGCGAGCGCGTAAAGGCCCCCCATCTCGATCCACGTCATCACCCGGGCCGCGTAAGACGGCGTCTGCGCGAGGTCGAACCCGCCGTAGCCGTAGAGGAGCGTGGGCCGGTCGCCGGAGGGAGAGAGCGTCCCTTTCTTGCCGACGAGGAACATCGGGATCTTCGTGCCGTCCTTGGAGGGATAGAAGACCTCCTTCACGTCGAAGTCCTCCGGCCGGAAGGGAACCTTCGGCTCCCGGAAGAGGGAGCTTTGCCCCGAGTCGAAGTCGTAGCGGTAGATCCTCACGGGGTACGCGAAGGAGACGAACGAATAGAACGTCTCCCGGTCGGTGCGCTTGCCGGAGAACCCGCCCACCGTTCCGAGGGTCGGCAGCGCGATCTCCTTCTCGAGCTTGCCGTCTCTCGAGAAGAGCTTCACGCGGCTCGACGCGTCCTTCAGGTAATCCACAACGAAACGGTCGCCGACGAGAGAGACGCCCTCGATCGCCGAATCCCCCTGTGGGACGATGTCGGAGAGCTCCGGCTCCACGCCGCCGGCGGCCACGTCGACCGAAACGATGCGCCCGCGCGGGGCGTCCTTGTCGGTCAGGAAGTAGAACGTCGTCCCGACGTCGTCGATGAACTGATACTTCGCGTCGTAGCGGTCGAAGAGCTTCACGAAATCGCTGCCCGGATTCGCGAGGTCGCGATGGTCGGCACCCGCCGACAGATCCCGATGGTCGGCAAGGGCCGACAGATCCCGATGGTCGGCAGCGGCCGACAAATCACGATGGTCGGCAGTGGCCGACAAATCACGATGGTCGGCAGTGGCCGACAAATCACGATGGTCGGCAAGGGCCGACAAATCCCGATAATAAACCCGGGTCTTCGAACTCGTTCCCTCGCCGCTCGTCACGATCAGCCAGCGGCCGTCGTCGGTGACGCTGCCGGAGAAGAACCAGTCGGGCCTGTCGGGGCGGGCATAGACCAGCGTGTCTTCGGATTGGGGA
This window harbors:
- a CDS encoding DUF1778 domain-containing protein is translated as MAKTLSVRIDEATYRLIAAAAAADNRSISNFIETAAKEKAIDEIFVPREEMESILADRGLVRKLRRGAKEAVARRGRFV
- a CDS encoding type II toxin-antitoxin system RelE/ParE family toxin, with product MSEYRLFETSGFRRDLEKLGPAANARIRETLTHRVYPILRASPRRAPGVARLREWDPPTWRIRIGSWRVFFQIDDEALVVTLTAADHRKDAYR
- a CDS encoding prolyl oligopeptidase family serine peptidase — encoded protein: PQSEDTLVYARPDRPDWFFSGSVTDDGRWLIVTSGEGTSSKTRVYYRDLSALADHRDLSATADHRDLSATADHRDLSAAADHRDLSALADHRDLSAGADHRDLANPGSDFVKLFDRYDAKYQFIDDVGTTFYFLTDKDAPRGRIVSVDVAAGGVEPELSDIVPQGDSAIEGVSLVGDRFVVDYLKDASSRVKLFSRDGKLEKEIALPTLGTVGGFSGKRTDRETFYSFVSFAYPVRIYRYDFDSGQSSLFREPKVPFRPEDFDVKEVFYPSKDGTKIPMFLVGKKGTLSPSGDRPTLLYGYGGFDLAQTPSYAARVMTWIEMGGLYALACIRGGSEYGEEWHRAGMLGKKQNVFDDFAWAGQWLIGEKYTNPRHLAIHGRSNGGLLIGATVNQHPELFGAAIAQAGVMDMLRYQKFTIGWAWASDYGSSDKPDEFKWLYAYSPVHNVKKGTKYPAVLVLTADHDDRVVPGHSFKYAAAMQAAQAGPAPILIRIETRAGHGGGGDLGSETSVTKQIEESTDILAFLWKNAGPKAGTAKKK